One genomic region from Amia ocellicauda isolate fAmiCal2 chromosome 4, fAmiCal2.hap1, whole genome shotgun sequence encodes:
- the tshz2 gene encoding teashirt homolog 2, with the protein MPRRKQQAPKRAAVYVPEDDISLKEPTAGEEEENEGAPEEECHDKTSPEEPEDKEADNKSSYSYQNSPVSGLSNQEAELESRLSDASDRLSDFKSVSPSESQKDEDSRSSKLKDEMQNSLEKMRAAYANFLSDSYWTGIGLDLKVGNNPGKGSCDSTNGSTKSDFDWHQDALSKTLQQTLSPKPVSKPNLFSSVHLYRQNSKPLGTVFTGASRFRCRECSAAYDTLVELTVHMNKSGHYQDDNHSRHSNASTSCSKSRKRNLHDMEGKEDAQKVLKCMFCGHSFDSLQDLSVHMIKTKHYQKVPLKEPIPVIASKIVPPAKKRAYEVPRPCSPDSTTGIPGYTDSQRASGFQNSHNNRYGYQNGASYTWQFETCKSQILKCMECGSSHDTLQQLTTHMMVTGHFIKVTTSASKKGKQLALDPLAVEKMQSLTEPPASETQSDAEVSKASTNSDALGEIEFQKEKGEESTTKNKATEKDQKESKQGTEDQKPSNGSFKYPYLREEDLEQVSEGGGDILKSLANTVASAINKAQTGTPSWSAYPSIHAAYQLSGVIKNSTLPASQPIQLKQTFNNRLRPIAPKGKFYQSAGGIESYSGHVHNMDIKKEKSSPSDVKEAQNAKDDQGGPGESDGQNDSSPSSKLDLDNRKDASDVVKVNVTDFSERNKKSPSPPTSNGCNNTSALVNDSPEVLSVNPLSALQSVLNNHLGKANKPSHPRPEATLTASSQAMFSKLSRTLEKPALALVPSRASSLNNSFLFENSDQPIDLTKSKSNKPTGSSRAQSCSSVPQKHALSDIADMVKVLPKATTPKPSMPSRMPSIKLETDVRRFEDVSAEVYSVHKRKGRQSNWNPQHLLILQAQFASSLFQTSEGKYLLSDLGPQERMHISKFTGLSMTTISHWLANVKYQLRKTGGTKFLKNMDTGHPIFYCNDCASQFRTPAAFIHHLESHLGFQIKDMNRLPVEQQAKVEPELSKATGVRPTEAPPMEEDADSKFKCKLCSRTFASNHAVKLHLSKTHSKSPENHSQYVEMDRE; encoded by the coding sequence TGTACGTGCCTGAGGATGACATCAGTCTCAAAGAGCCGACAGcaggggaggaagaggagaatgAAGGTGCGCCAGAGGAAGAGTGCCATGACAAAACCAGCCCAGAGGAGCCAGAGGACAAGGAGGCTGATAATAAAAGCAGCTACAGCTACCAAAACTCTCCAGTCAGCGGCCTCTCCAACCAGGAGGCTGAATTAGAGTCCCGCCTCAGCGATGCCAGTGACAGGCTCTCTGACTTCAAAAGCGTCTCCCCTTCAGAGAGCCAGAAGGACGAAGACAGCCGAAGCTCCAAACTCAAGGATGAGATGCAAAACAGCTTGGAGAAAATGAGAGCCGCTTATGCCAACTTCCTCTCTGATTCCTATTGGACGGGAATTGGTCTGGATCTGAAAGTGGGCAACAACCCTGGCAAGGGCAGTTGCGACAGCACCAATGGAAGCACCAAGAGCGACTTTGACTGGCACCAGGACGCCCTctccaaaactctccagcaaacTCTCTCACCGAAACCTGTTTCCAAGCCCAACCTCTTCAGTTCCGTCCACCTGTACAGGCAAAACAGCAAACCACTGGGGACTGTGTTCACGGGGGCCAGTCGCTTCCGGTGCAGGGAATGCAGTGCGGCCTACGACACTCTCGTGGAACTGACGGTGCACATGAACAAGAGTGGTCATTACCAAGATGACAACCACAGCCGACACAGCAACGCCTCCACTTCCTGCTccaagagcaggaaaaggaaCTTGCATGATATGGAAGGGAAGGAAGATGCCCAAAAAGTCCTCAAATGCATGTTCTGTGGCCATTCATTCGACTCCCTCCAAGACTTAAGCGTCCACATGATAAAAACTAAGCATTACCAAAAAGTGCCTTTGAAAGAACCCATTCCTGTTATTGCCTCCAAAATAGTCCCTCCAGCAAAGAAGCGGGCTTATGAAGTCCCCAGACCATGCTCCCCAGATTCCACCACCGGCATTCCTGGCTACACTGATTCTCAAAGGGCATCTGGCTTTCAGAATTCCCATAACAATCGCTATGGATATCAGAATGGTGCTAGCTACACCTGGCAGTTTGAGACATGCAAGTCTCAAATTCTCAAGTGCATGGAGTGTGGGAGTTCACACGACACTCTTCAGCAGCTGACCACTCACATGATGGTTACAGGTCACTTTATCAAAGTCACGACATCTGCGTCCAAAAAGGGGAAGCAGTTAGCCCTTGACCCCTTAGCAGTGGAAAAGATGCAGTCATTAACAGAGCCCCCAGCAAGTGAAACTCAGAGTGATGCTGAAGTTTCTAAAGCATCTACAAACAGTGATGCATTAGGAGAGATAGAGTTCCAGAAGGAAAAAGGAGAAGAGTCAACAACAAAGAACAAGGCCACAGAAAAGGACcagaaagaaagcaaacaaGGCACTGAGGATCAAAAGCCAAGTAATGGATCCTTTAAATACCCTTACCTCAGAGAAGAAGACCTTGAACAAGTGTCTGAGGGAGGAGGTGATATACTGAAGTCTTTAGCCAACACAGTGGCCTCCGCTATCAACAAAGCGCAAACTGGTACACCCAGCTGGAGTGCCTATCCCAGCATTCATGCTGCATACCAGCTTTCTGGAGTGATCAAAAACTCCACTCTTCCAGCATCTCAGCCTATTCAGCTGAAGCAGACATTTAACAACAGGCTGAGACCAATCGCCCCTAAAGGGAAGTTTTATCAGTCAGCTGGAGGTATAGAGTCATATTCAGGTCACGTCCACAACATGGacatcaaaaaagaaaagagtagCCCATCAGATGTCAAGGAAGCTCAAAACGCAAAAGATGACCAAGGTGGACCTGGGGAGAGTGATGGCCAGAATGATTCCTCTCCTTCTTCAAAGCTAGATCTGGACAACAGGAAAGATGCCAGTGATGTGGTCAAGGTGAACGTAACAGATTTCTcagaaagaaataagaaatcGCCAAGCCCTCCTACCAGCAACGGATGCAACAATACATCAGCTCTTGTCAACGACTCTCCTGAGGTACTCAGTGTCAACCCTCTAAGCGCTCTGCAGTCTGTTTTGAATAATCATTTGGGAAAAGCCAATAAGCCCTCTCACCCAAGACCAGAGGCCACTCTTACAGCAAGTTCTCAAGCCATGTTCTCGAAACTGAGCAGAACCTTGGAGAAACCAGCCTTGGCACTTGTTCCATCCAGAGCCAGCAGTCTTAACAACTCCTTTCTGTTCGAGAATAGCGACCAGCCCATTGACCTGACTAAGTCAAAGAGTAACAAACCAACAGGCTCCTCCCGAGCACAGTCCTGCTCTTCAGTGCCACAGAAACACGCCCTGTCTGACATCGCCGACATGGTCAAGGTTCTTCCAAAAGCCACAACGCCAAAACCCTCAATGCCTTCAAGAATGCCTTCTATAAAACTTGAAACAGACGTGAGACGATTCGAGGATGTGTCAGCAGAGGTGTACTCGGTGCACAAGAGAAAGGGCAGGCAGTCCAACTGGAACCCACAGCATCTCCTCATCTTGCAGGCTCAGTTCGCCTCCAGTCTCTTTCAGACCTCTGAAGGCAAGTACTTGCTGTCAGATCTCGGTCCTCAGGAACGCATGCATATCTCCAAGTTCACAGGACTATCCATGACCACCATTAGCCACTGGCTGGCAAATGTCAAATATCAGCTCCGCAAAACAGGTGGGACCAAATTCTTGAAGAACATGGACACTGGCCATCCAATCTTCTACTGCAACGACTGTGCATCTCAGTTCAGGACACCAGCTGCATTCATCCACCATTTGGAATCCCATCTAGGCTTCCAGATTAAGGACATGAACAGGCTGCCCGTGGAGCAGCAGGCAAAAGTAGAACCAGAACTATCAAAGGCCACAGGGGTGAGGCCGACAGAAGCGCCCCCCATGGAGGAAGATGCAGACTCCAAGTTCAAATGTAAACTGTGCAGTCGGACATTTGCTAGTAACCACGCAGTTAAACTTCACTTAAGTAAAACTCACAGCAAATCACCTGAGAATCATTCACAATATGTTGAAATGGATAGAGAATAG